The following is a genomic window from Pieris rapae chromosome 24, ilPieRapa1.1, whole genome shotgun sequence.
ATGCCTCGTCTCCTATAAAAACATGTGGTAAGCTTTCAGTGGTACTAGGTAGAGGTTTCTTTGGGGGCAGCTTTAACTTATTGGTGTTGAGTTTTTTCCAAAATTTTGAATTCTGTAAAATTCCGCCGTCGCTATTTTTACCATATGATCCGACatcaacaattaaaaaactgtatttcGCGTCGACCACAGCCAGTAACACTGTactgaaaaagtttttataattatagtataagCTTCCACTATTATCTGGTGCCTGTATATTGACATGCTTTCCGTCTATAGCGCCCAAACAGTTAGGAAAATtccaaatattaaagaaatcacGTGAAACCTTTTCCCACATTTCTTCATCTGGCATCTGCATAACTATGGGCATCAAAACATCACAAATTACTCTGATTGTCTCATGAATAATTGAATGAACTGTAGAAATTCCCATTCGAAAATTAAATGACAAGTTTTTGAAACTGCAACCAGTGATGAGgaatctgtaaaaataaaacaaacacacattatagaaatataagaCTACCGTACCAAAAcgaactataaaataaaaaagagttatgttattaatttttcatttctgtTCTTTCCAGTGACGCAGTGCCAGGATCGTTGGAAGAAACTTCGAGATAACTTCAGAAAAGCCTATTATAACCGAAAAGGCAAGAGTGGCGATGGTGCAACTACGTccaaattgataaaatttgaaaaagaactttcttttataataccaTTTTTTCGCAATCGAAACCAAATATCTAATGTAACATTATCATCGGATGATTCAGAGCCTGGCACACCAATACCACCACCATCGACATCATCTAAACGTTCTGACCATTCTGAAGTTGAATCGCTTGCAAGTACTTCTGGCTCGAAAAAGAGACCACGCTTAAGCAAAGATGTTGCTACGGTTTTCGAAGAGTATCttgaagaaaaaagaaatactacACCCCGTGACAAGGcattacgtaatttttttttgtctatgtCAGATACAGTGGAAACATTCCCAAAAGAAGTCCAAGCACGAATTAAAAGGCGCGTGTTTAACATTGTTAATGAAGCTGAATTAAGTCTGTATGAAAATAGTACAGATTTGAATTATTCTTTGTCTATCAATTCACCGCCATCGACTAATCAATCTACTTACCTAGTGTCAAACGAAACCTATATTCCTCAAAACTATCCAGATCAGACTACTTACGGGTACAATACCAgcacacaaaatacaaaataataaacaatcaaaaacaataataattataataataataattaaacacacacaaatctgtactatttaattacatttcattAACGTAAATAATGCTTAATAAATGGAGGGCTGTGATTTTGTGATCTATTTAGatgtttgtgttatttaacATGATTAGTATAAGtaatttacatttcattaACGTAAACAATGCTTAATAAATGGAGGGCTGTGATTTTGTGATCTAAATAACAtgattagtataaataattgttttttatttaccttaaaGTTACCGTTAACCTTTCTTCGGCTGTAATGGTGCAACGATAATTTGTagtcttttttgttatatgtacTCTTAACAAATCtgtcaatttcaaaaattgccAATATTCCATACGATAATACTCATAAAATTTTAGGCTATCTCTCTTCAATTCCTCGAAAATGGTGTGAAACTCCCCATGGATTTGTCTGTTTTTCCAAATATGTTTTACCCATATTTGTTTCCGCTTGCGCTTACGTTTCCTATGTTCTATTTCAAGTAATCTTgctaacaaatatatttcttcgTCGGAGCTATCTAAATCCATGTTTCGAAAAGCACACGTTAACACACCGAAAACAAAACTTAGACTGCGCGGAATACTGGCACTGCCTTTGTAGTGTATCCACCCGACTCCGAGCGCATCCGACCGGCTCCGAGCACATCCAACCGCACCCGCTTTCAGATCTCTTCCAGCCGGTCGATGTGAAATAGTTGGCGGCTCCGCTCCGGCCAATTCCAAGCGTATACGACCCGGTCTgtgtgaaaagaaaaaagcaGGCCGATGCTCTCCGAGCCGGTCTGTGTGAACGGACCCGAAATCGGCAGTGCGCTATAGCGGTGCGGCGCCGCAACGCACGACGCGAATTCCAGCGTTATGACGTCATACTTGTTGACAAGGATGCAGTTTGTTTCTAACACTCTTGCAAACAACACGTGTCAACCGAGAagcagttttaaaattaaaatgtctgACGTTGACGTCGATCTGTTTATATCTTCGGTTCAGGAACACCGTTGTTTGTGGGATACTAGTGACAAAACCTATaaagacaaatttataaaacaagaagCATGGAAAAGCATTTGTGAGATCTTTTATGTTGATTACAAGGAAAAAAACTCAACCGAAAAATCAAAACTGGGTAAGTAGtaacatagtattgtcttagGTTTACGCGATCACTATTCACaataaaactacaattttTACTGTAGTAAAAACGTAAAAATCTGATCCGcggtttaaattgtaaaaattgtaGTTTAATGTAAGTAGcatgtatctttttttttttaatcatatgaAATAcaccatttattttaatgcccTATGCAAAAGATTTTCtctaagttaaaattatattttttctcgcgCTCTTATTCAAAACGGTAAacaaatactataaataaaaccaaattgccatttaaattgtttattcgcAGTTCACAACATGTTAAATAGTTTGAATCAAATGTATTAaggtattatttgtattttgaacTGAGTAGGTATACGaacattcatattttgtttaattgccAACTTAGGGCGCCAACATTACTGGAaaagtaattacaaaaatcattcCGTATTAGATGTgggcttaaattattttcatttgcaGATCAGAATCATCAAAGATAATGTCATCGGTCGCTTGTACTCCATCTCGATTCAAAACAAAGTTGTGCATTACACAACATGCCTTGATAATGTCTGTCGCAAATTCGTATTGCACATTCATAGATCGATGAAATATGCGCCATTTATTGGCTAGGATGCCAAAAGCGCACTCGACATATCTTCGGGCACGACTCAGTCGATAATTGTAAACTCTTTGTTGTACCGACAAATGTTTCCCTGAGTAAGGGCGCATGACGTTATTCGAAATTGAGAATGCTTCATCTcctacaaaaacaaatggagTTTCATTTTGAGAACCTGGTAAAGGCTTTGGTACAGGAATAGGTAATTTGCGTGTCATAATCAAATCATAAAGTTTAGAGTTCTGGAAAACGGTGGAGTCACTTTCCTTGCCATACGCTCCTATATCGACAAAAATGAATATGCTCTCTAGAATCTACAAGAgctaataaaactattgaatTATAGCCcttataattgtaaaacagTGATCCACTGTGCGCAGGACATGTAATACGGACATGTTTACCATCAAGAGCTCCTATGCAGTTAGGAAAATTTGCTTTCTTGTCAAACTCAATAGCGACATCTTCTAGAACCTGTTTTGTTATAGGAGGTATATTTTGACTTGATAGATGTTTCCATATGGCGCGACAAACTGTCCTTACAATTTTTGCTATTGTACTTGCTCCTCGGAAGTAATTCGTATGCATAGTTTTTAAGGTAACTGCCGGTTGCTAGAAatctaaaatgaaataataattagtaggcaaataataaaataatacaaatgtaggtataatcaaattcaaactGCGCAGGTAATAGTGTTGCTAAAGGAATAGATTTTCAAAGATAGACAGGTAGTTTTTCAAAGAAGTActcaagaaatattttacattatggTTGTTCTAGGCAAAGTCAATCAGTTTTTAACTTGCCTAAGTCAAGAAAAAGCAGAAAATTGTTCTTTTTCGGCGGCCAGCCATTTACATGAAATTGGATGGACCGAAAGTACTTATGAAAgttatatcaaattttatatgtaattttatatgtagtatAAATGGAATCTAGGGAATTTTAgtctttattactatttttcacTTGTGAAGTTATTTGTTGCAGGTAATGATTTAGTCAAGAAGTGGAAGGccataaaagataattttgctaaatatcaaaaaaaactaaaagatgCCAATCGATCAGGAGCTGGAGCtgcaaaaattaaagaatatcACTTGAATAAACAATTACAGTTTTTGAAAAAGGTTTCACAAAATGCAACTGATTCCAGTTTATGTGTAGCGGAAGGAGATATTGAGAATGAAATAACGGCATTGCCTCGTTATAAAAGTCAACCACGAAAACGAAAGGCAGATGATAAGGATGATATTGAAGAAGATTTATTggcaatattaaaaacaccGGAGAATAGCCATTTGCATTTTTTCAAGGGGATTTTACCATCTCTACAAACGTTAAATGAGAATCAAACATTGATATTTCAAAGTCGGGTGCTTCAAATATTAACGGACATTCTTCAACCTTCAATTCATCAAAATACACATCACGGCTATAATCAAGAATATCAGCATCAGGGTTATAATCAAGGATATTCAACTATGAGATACGATAATACGGTTCAGAGTGGCTACCACACTTCTACTCCTGGAAGTTCGATTACTGAACAGAGGACTACCTCATCATCAAACCAACAACGTCCAATAAATTCACCATTTTTACTGGACGAAACGTCAGCTACTTCCTATGTTTCACAAGATGAGGAGtttgatttttcttaaattgatcattacattttttaaggcctattaaagtattcttaaagtaagaaaattgtattctGCAAAAAGCTTAATTTGATTCTGTCTTGTTTCATTTGAACCTGGCTTTGTACCACTAGGTACCCCCAAACCATGAACACTAGTGATGCAAAATTTTTATCGACACCCCGCTAGTACCACAGGTGTATGTATAAAGCCAGGggtacaaataaaactaaacatttgATTCCGAGTGCCataaacatcaataaaaaaaaaataagaaacctATTTGTTTTACCTTAAAGTTAAGCCCAGCATTTCCAAAGCAGTAACTGGTTTccttcctttattttttttcttctgtatatattttgataactcGCTTAATAGCTCTTCAAATGATGATATACTCATTCTAAAGTAGgcaacaaattttttttcgtcTATCTTTAATGCTTcgtattttttagaaaagaaCTCGCCATTTGGATTCATACCCTTACTTAATGGATGTATCCAGTATCTTCTTTGCCGTATTTTTAAGATAGAATAATGTCTTCTTAAGAACAAATAAGCAATAAGTTTATTACGATCCATCGCAGAGAGACGTCTATCCACACTCAAAAATCACGAGAAAATGGTTACCCTACCATAATGCCCTGTTTCGCGACGCCGAAACACATAACGCAACTGCCGATTTTGGCGTTGCGGCGCCGCAAAAATAAGCAGTTTGCGTTATGTGTTTCGGCCCTTAACCCACTGGGAAAATAGGGGCAAAGTATTGGGAGCTGGGGATCTAATTGCTCAACCAAATTTTCACAGTGTCTCAATATTTTCTGATAGTCTTGTtgcaattcaattaaataaaatgaagttaatatataataaacctatttatctcggattttgtatattagatatatctaAAACGCTTATGTATGATTTCCACTATAATTACATGAAAGAGAAATTTACTTCCAATCTGAAGGTACTGTACACAGATACCGACAGTctcatttatcaaatatttactagtaacttttataatgatataaaaccAGACTTTTGTACACATTTCGATACATCAGATTATGAtgcaaataatgtttttaactttcctaaattaaataagaaaaaaaataggttatttCAAAGATGAAAATTGTGGTAAAATCTTTACAGAATTTGTAGGTTTGCGATCAAAAATGTATGCATTACAGGtagatgataaaattattactaaggcgaAGGGTGTTAACGGTAATGAAGGGTAATGAGTCTTTTTCTGAAATAACATGGTGTTATGATGAAATGCAGccactatataatatacctgGAGTGAACCTGTGATTCATACcacaatactatatttttctttacaatatctgtatttatataaattaatgttaatcgATTGTtacctcaaatatttattaaacaattataaattcattatcATCCTAATCttgtcattaaaaacaaattaaaactcaattaaatagcaaataaattaagagCTTAAGACCGGTACTCAGGTACcggtatacattttcttaacgaaGGTAATGGGATATCGAGGGAGCAATACTCAGATGGATACTGTTTACTAGCCTTTGATTTAACCCCCGACTTATCAGCTAACTCTAATATTCACTGGAATCTCATTCGTCATGGTAGTGTGAGAATGGAAGTAAGATTCGAGAACGCATTGactgaaacaattaactgtgtagtttatgcagagttttcaaacattatagaaatagataagaacagaaatgtatgtgtggaTTATAGTAGTTAAGAAATGACTTATGAtgtacttatgattaaattgagaataataaacggaatgaaatataataaataaaaatatggtttctcaTTTATAGTTTCcctacttttctaaataaagatatcacatatattgggATGACAATACAACGTGATGTTAGTTGAGGTGAAGgctaataactttttaaagtaaGCGACAACCACTACGTTTTATCACTACGTTTTTTTACACATCACCAGAAAGCCCTCACTGAGATCTACATTCTGATAACAAAATTGGATTTTTTGTGCAACATTTGGAATTTTTGGGGAGCAAAAACTGGTTTTTTGCCCCCCAACCACTGGACCTACGGGCTATACTAAGTTTCGTGTCATCATAAAATCCGGCAAATTAATAGCTATCGATTGGTACATCACAATCGAAAATCGGACAGCAAATATCTGGAGAAAACAGCCCCGACAAAAGTTGAGGTAGCCGCTGGTGAAAAATCTTAAAGTTGCGAAGGTCACTAGATGGAAGCCACAAgagataaaaatcaaaaaaacaattagaGACAGTAAGCCaacttttaagtttatattattgtaaaatttgtctGCCCACCTGGCAAAAATTCTGAGATAAGGCAAAGACAACGTTAGCACGTTCAGTTACTGACAAGCACCTTAACGtggttttttctttacaacaAAATTTCTCGTTTAATATAAGTCAAATCTTTTTatgtcaatatatatatttggaaaCCTCTCTTTTCACTCAGTGTATggacaatttaataattttaaaaatactgcttgttttagtttaataaattattttaaaatcacaataaGTTGGTAATTGTCTCATAAGTTGGTAGCTTGTAACACATAGGCTAATTATATATGcgtaaatattctaaattgtaGAGATAGAGCACTTCGTCAGCTATCTATagactatattttaattaagatccGGCATagggaaataattttaaattgcattaaaaCGCAACAAGAACAGTTTGTAAAACTCGACAACCAACTTATACAAACCGATATTCTAAAAATAGATCTTAAAGTGGCCAAgggtgttatttttaaaaattgctaaaatatattaaaaattatttagtaggTTTGAGGAttcaaacatacaaaaagttaTCTCTCAAAAGTTCAGATTCAATTACTCGGCCACCCCCAGCCCTAGGAACCCCGCGTTTGGAATCAAACTGTCCGTCTTGCGGAGAGGAATCGTCTGGTCCCAACAATACTCCCCCCCCATTCTTTTGTTTCCCTCCcttccttaaaaataaaacaaattaagggGTACGATCCCCACTCCCTCGAGTTTGGTATCTATCAACTCGGCTCCTCTAGGCAAACAATTTTGGACCTGTCTTAAACCCCCCCTCCACCCTCTCCCCCCGTACCAGTTTTAATTTCACCGTGTTTGTACTCCATCAACTCGGCTCCTCAAGGCGAACAATTTGGTACCTGTCTtaaacccccccccccccccccccctccaCCCTCGCGTACACAACAATATGCTGCCAAGAACACCTCCCAAAACATCGATCCCGAGCACCCCTTCGCCCTCGTCTACTAATCCCACCGCCAGGCGGACTCTGGCTGAGATGCTGAGCCCCGCCTTCGACCGACCGATAAAACCACAACCAAAACCATCACCACCAGTTTCAGACAACTTGGCTATGGCCAAAGAATATAGGGAAACTGGCCTACGCGCACTAGCCGCCTCTCGCAACTTAAAAGGCGAGCTTAAAACAGCCGTAACGGAGGCAATCGAGGGTCTCTTCGGGGTCGTCAGACTCGCTGAACCCGCCACCACCACCCGCCCCACCCCTCCTACCCTTAAACCCCTCACACCATCGGCCAACAACAATATCGTCAACAAAAACACAGACACACCCAACGACACCACACAAATACAACTTCTGAACAAACTCGAGGCCCACTCTCGGTTGCTTGAGGAGAGCAGTAGAGCCCTGCAGGAGCACACTAGGGCACTAAAGGCAAGACCGCAACCTACACCCGCGGAATCACAGCCTGCGGCGGCGGACTCGCACAAGATATATCAATCTTATGCTAAGGTCACCTCCGCTCCCAAACCTCCTGCTGGCCCCACCATTGTGGTCTCTGGCGAGGGCCTCGATACAACGGAGcagttattaaaacaaatcagCCAAACCATCGACTTCCGACAGGGCGGATACGCCCCTACCAAGGTTTCGCCGCTATCCAAAAACAAAGTCAAGTTCGTCTTTGAAAAAGACGAACACAAAACACACTTTCTCACTaacttacaaaaacaaaacacaatcaAGTCACAAGAAGAAAAGCGGTTGGACCCGATGATTATCCTcaaaggaattaaaaaaaacataaacgaaaccgatttaataaacacaataaaagacCAAAACCCCACCCTAGCCGATCACACATTTagtatcaaattcaaaacaacGAACAGGAACTCTACACTTTATAACACAGTACTCAACACCACACCCTCTGCCTGGAAAGCGTTTGCCGACCTAGGCAGAGTGAACATTGGTATGCAGAAGGTCCACAGCGGCAACTTTTCACCATTTAGGCAGTGTCAAAACTGCCTAAATTTCGGGCACACTAAAAGCCGCTGCCCTGCCAACACCCCCACCTGCGCTAAGTGCTCTGCCAACCACCTTACAGCAGAATGCAAGGCGCAAACACCAAAATGCACCAACTGCTCAGAACACAACACCGTACACAAGACCAACACAGACACTCAACACCGAGCCGACTCGGAGAGCTGCCCCAAGGTCAGAGCCATGCGCGCCCGCGTTGAGGCCAAAGTCAACTACGCCTAACCACAATTACACCAATCATCAACACCACATATCAGGTTTCGCCGCTTACAGGAAACCTTACCAGACAACTCacaatacacattttaaatcgCATATCACTTCACATTCGCTCAGACACTGTAGTTGATTATGATCTCAACGCACGACACAGGCTCTTGGGGAGCCTCCATATACACATATGGCCtacacacatattttatacaaaacagttatttcaacaaatacacacaataaCACAACACACTAAACCACACATATTGCACACTTTAATACATAGATTATCTTCACATCCCTCCCTTCCCCTAATTTACTCATTAATCCACTGCATACACCCTCTACAATCCCACTTAGATAATACAACACTAGGCTATCATCCGCCTTACTTGCGgaacttcatttttaaatttatcttagatttttactttattttaattgtaaatacatttaaatagtttatcataattttaacgtTAT
Proteins encoded in this region:
- the LOC123690361 gene encoding uncharacterized protein LOC123690361, which encodes MNDEKLIILVSKYECLFDITKPSYSDRIMKDNAWEEISKCLGISVTQCQDRWKKLRDNFRKAYYNRKGKSGDGATTSKLIKFEKELSFIIPFFRNRNQISNVTLSSDDSEPGTPIPPPSTSSKRSDHSEVESLASTSGSKKRPRLSKDVATVFEEYLEEKRNTTPRDKALRNFFLSMSDTVETFPKEVQARIKRRVFNIVNEAELSLYENSTDLNYSLSINSPPSTNQSTYLVSNETYIPQNYPDQTTYGYNTSTQNTK
- the LOC123690358 gene encoding uncharacterized protein LOC123690358, giving the protein MTSYLLTRMQFVSNTLANNTCQPRSSFKIKMSDVDVDLFISSVQEHRCLWDTSDKTYKDKFIKQEAWKSICEIFYVDYKEKNSTEKSKLGNDLVKKWKAIKDNFAKYQKKLKDANRSGAGAAKIKEYHLNKQLQFLKKVSQNATDSSLCVAEGDIENEITALPRYKSQPRKRKADDKDDIEEDLLAILKTPENSHLHFFKGILPSLQTLNENQTLIFQSRVLQILTDILQPSIHQNTHHGYNQEYQHQGYNQGYSTMRYDNTVQSGYHTSTPGSSITEQRTTSSSNQQRPINSPFLLDETSATSYVSQDEEFDFS
- the LOC123690360 gene encoding protein ALP1-like, with amino-acid sequence MHTNYFRGASTIAKIVRTVCRAIWKHLSSQNIPPITKQVLEDVAIEFDKKANFPNCIGALDGDEAFSISNNVMRPYSGKHLSVQQRVYNYRLSRARRYVECAFGILANKWRIFHRSMNVQYEFATDIIKACCVMHNFVLNRDGVQATDDIIFDDSDLQMKII